Proteins from one Neodiprion fabricii isolate iyNeoFabr1 chromosome 5, iyNeoFabr1.1, whole genome shotgun sequence genomic window:
- the LOC124183309 gene encoding cytochrome c oxidase subunit 4 isoform 1, mitochondrial-like has translation MKFVIFTYDDNSIDTDRTEPDEAMLTMRCRLLNPVSNGFLLLGRRSEILQAHVPKATIYNKSRIGNREVVGFGFNGDYSYIDRTDFPFPAIRFKKSTPDVLALREKERGDWRKLSIEEKKSLYRISFCQTFAEMNAPDGELGGIIGWSLFFISISLWVHALIVSTYDSAPTSFSPEARIAQYLRQEGINNQPISGNYKPPGVDEWLKANKAQDMEE, from the exons atgaaattcgttatttttacctATGATGACAATTCAATTGACACAGATAGAACGGAGCCTGATGAAGCAATGCTGACAATGAGGTGCCGACTACTGAATCCTGTGTCTAATGGTTTTCTTCTGTTAGGCCGCCGAAGTGAAATCTTACAAGCACATGTACCGAAAGCCACAATATACAACAAATCTAGAATTGGCAACCGAGAAGTGGTTGGATTCGGATTTAACGGCGATTATTCGTACATTGATCGTACAGACTTTCCATTTCCTGCAAtacgtttcaaaaaatcaactcCCGATGTTTTG GCGTTAAGAGAAAAAGAGCGCGGTGATTGGCGAAAATTATCtatagaagagaagaaaagtttATACAGAATAAGTTTTTGTCAGACATTCGCAGAAATGAACGCACCGGACGGAGAATTAGGGGGAATTATTGGTTGGTCTCTGTTCTTCATCTCAATCTCATTGTGGGTGCACGCGTTGATCGTATCCA CCTACGATTCTGCACCGACCTCTTTCAGTCCTGAAGCTAGAATAGCTCAGTATCTTCGTCAGGAGGGTATTAACAATCAGCCAATAAGCGGTAATTACAAACCACCTGGCGTTGATGAGTGGCTAAAGGCCAACAAGGCCCAAGATATGGAGGAATGA